A genomic segment from Cuculus canorus isolate bCucCan1 chromosome 18, bCucCan1.pri, whole genome shotgun sequence encodes:
- the FASN gene encoding fatty acid synthase — MEEVVIAGMAGKLPESANLQEFWENLMNGVDMVTEDDRRWKPGIYGLPRRNGKLKDLTKFDASFFGVHPKQAETMDPQLRMLLEVSYEAILDAGINPATLRGTDTGVWIGTGGSEAGEALSQDPEELSGYSMTGCQRAMLANRLSYFYDIKGPSVTIDTACSSSLVAMENAFKAIRAGQCHTALVGGCSLLLKPNTSVQFMKLGLLSPNGVCKSFDASGDGYCRSEAIVVLFLTKRSLAKRIYATIVNAGINADGFKEQGVMFPSGEMQQKLASSLLKESGIRPEEVEYVETHGTGTKIGDPQELNGITNVLCRCERAPLLIGSVKSNMGHSEPASGVAALAKVLLSLQHGMWAPNIHFVTPNPDIPALHDGSMQVVCKPTPVKGGFVSINSFGFGGANANVLLKPNMKKQQPVETSNVPRLIQFCGRTQEAVEVLIEESKKHAECIPFISLLSDISGIPASSMPYRGYTILGSESDIREVQQVQSTGRPLWYICSGMGTQWKGMGLSLMKLDLFRQSVLRSDEALKHTGLKVSELLLNEDENTFDDTVHAFVGLAAIQIAQIDILKAAGLEPDGIVGHSVGELACGYADNSLSHEEAILAAYWRGRCVKDAKLPPGGMAAVGLSWEECKQICPPNVVPACHNSEDTVTVSGPLGAVSEFVAKLKKDGVFAKEVRTSGVAFHSHYMASIAPVLLSALKKVIPHPKPRSPRWISTSIPESQWQSDLARYSSAEYHVNNLVNPVLFHEGLSHVPGNALVVEIAPHALLQAILKRSLKPTCIILPLMKKEHKNNLEFFLTQLGKFHMSGVNFNGNNLFPRVEYPVPVETPLISPHIKWDHSQEWYVPQAKDFPSGSKGTSSASVYNIDISPESPDHYLVDHCIDGRVLFPATGYLVLAWRTLARSLGMTIEKMPVTFEDVTIHQATILPKKGAVQLEVRLMPVSHCFEVSGNGNLAVSGKIFVLENDAAKKLDNQPVDCGTQVDVSSKVNLLKEDIYQELHLRGYNYGPNFQGVLEWNSEGTKSKVLWNGNWVTFLDTLLHVVILVESGRSLRLPTRIRTMSIDPVLHQERVCQYKDDVKAIDVVTDRCLASVRAGGVQFSGLHASVAPRRQQERIPPTLEKFCFVPYTEKNCLSSSVHLHDYLKQCKDLIQNLVNKVVVHGIKLVIPGLETADPDAEPLSVQKGLQHILAEMRKLEPNGNLHSELQQIVTREKMHLRDDPLLNGLLDSSELKTCLDVAVENVSSRRMKIIEVLAGSGQLFSRVKSVLTTQPLLQPDYIATDRSLEALSAAETELQDAGVVFSQWDPSSPPAGNLTDADLVVYNCSSVTENTPEIFSNLAAAVKEEGFVLIHTLLRGETVGEFVSFLTSPDLQQKHQFLSEAQWDSLFNSASLNLVAMKKSFFGSVIFLCRRRAPAKTPIFLPVDENDFKWVESLKGILAEQSEQPVWLTATSCGISGILGMVNCLRLEAEGHRIRCLFVSNLKPSSVVPPTSPSCPEMQNIVQKDLVMNVYRDGTWGSFRHLPLQQAQPQELTEYAYVNVLTRGDLSSLRWIASPLRHFQRTNPDVQLCKVYYSSLNFRDIMLATGKLPPDAIPGNWALQQCMLGMEFSGRDMSGRRVMGLLPAKGLATVVDCDKKFLWEVPKNWTLEEAASVPVVYATAYYALVVRGGMKKGESVLIHSGSGGVGQAAIAIALSMGCRVFATVGSTEKREYLQARFPQLDANSFASSRNTSFEQHIMRVTKGKGVNLVLNSLAEEKLQASLRCLAQHGRFLEIGKFDLSNNSQLGMALFLKNVAFHGILLDALFEDGNQDWNIVSELLMKGIKDGVVKPLRSTVFNKEEVEAAFRFMAQGKHIGKVMIKVQEEEKEYPLRRSEPVRISAISRTACPPTKSYVLVGGLGGFGLELAQWLVERGAQKLVLTSRSGIRTGYQAKRVEEWKALGVQVLISTRDAATLEGAQQLIEEALRLGPIGGIFNLAVVLRDSMIENQTPELYLEVNKPKYSGTLHLDQVSRKKCPDLDYFVVFSSVSCGRGNAGQSNYGFANSTMERICEQRQHDGLPGLAIQWGAIGDVGVLVKTIGNKDVVVGGTVPQPISSCLEVLDVFLHQPHPVMSSFVLAEKVSVKSDGGSQRDLVEAVGNILGIRDMSTLNPDTSLADLGLDSLMGVEVRQTLERDYDIIMNMREIRLLTINKLRELSSMSGRTEEMKPSQMMKAGFPELPKLNLNNLLVNPEGPTITRLNDVQSTERPLFLIHPIEGSITFFHTLASRLHIPCYGFQCTKAAPLDSIQTLASYYIDCMKQIQPEGPYRIAGYSFGACVAFEMCSQLQAQQNASHTLNNLFLFDGSHSFVAAYTQSYRATLDEGDLAAVETEALSVFVQQFTGMEYNKLLEILLPLEDLAARVNATVDLITQVHTDINREELSFAATSYFYKLKAADQYVPASKYHGNVTLMRVKARSEYEEGLGTDYRLSEVCDGKISVHMVDGDHNTLLEDGVESIVGIIHSSLAEPRVSVREG, encoded by the exons gaaTTTATGGACTGCCCAGGAGAAATGGAAAGCTCAAGGACTTAACCAAATTTGATGCATCCTTTTTTGGGGTTCACCCCAAACAAGCTGAGACAATGGATCCTCAACTTCGCATGCTGTTAGAAGTTTCTTATGAAGCTATTTTGGATGCAG GTATTAATCCAGCCACGCTCCGTGGCACAGACACAGGTGTCTGGATTGGTACCGGTGGGTCAGAAGCTGGTGAAGCCCTCAGCCAAGATCCAGAAGAGCTTTCAGGGTACAGTATGACTGGCTGCCAGCGTGCTATGCTTGCCAACAGGCTTTCCTACTTTTATGACATTAAAG GACCAAGCGTAACTATTGACACAGCCTGCTCCTCAAGTCTTGTTGCTATGGAAAATGCTTTCAAGGCAATTCGTGCAGGACAGTGCCATACAGCACTGGTGGGAGGGTGCAGCCTTTTGCTGAAACCCAACACTTCTGTGCAGTTCATGAAACTGGGTTTGCTTAGTCCCAATGGTGTCTGCAAGTCTTTTGATGCTTCAG gAGATGGATATTGTCGCTCGGAAGCTATCGTTGTCCTTTTTTTGACCAAGAGATCTCTGGCTAAGCGGATCTATGCCACAATAGTCAATGCTGGAATCAATGCTGATGGCTTTAAAGAGCAAG GTGTGATGTTCCCATCTGGAGAGATGCAGCAGAAGCTGGCCAGCTCTTTGCTTAAAGAAAGCGGTATCAGGCCTGAAGAAGTAGAGTATGTTGAAACTCATGGGACAGGCACCAAG ATTGGAGATCCACAGGAACTAAATGGCATTACAAATGTCCTCTGTCGATGCGAGAGAGCGCCACTGTTGATTGGGTCAGTCAAGTCAAACATGGGTCATTCCGAGCCTGCCTCTGGCGTTGCTGCATTAGCCAAG gtccttctctctctgcaacATGGGATGTGGGCTCCAAATATTCATTTTGTTACCCCAAATCCAGATATTCCTGCCTTACATGATGGCTCTATGCAGGTAGTTTGTAAACCGACACCAGTGAAAGGTGGCTTTGTCAGTATCAACTCTTTTGGCTTTGGAGGTGCAAATGCTAATGTCCTTTTGAAGCCAAATATGAAGAAACAACAGCCTGTGGAGACTTCTAATGTGCCAAGACTGATTCAGTTTTGTGGCAGAACTCAGGAAGCTGTGGAAGTACTAATTGAAGAGAGCAAAAAACATGCAGAGTGTATCCCATTTATAAGCCTACTCAGTGATATCTCTGGAATTCCTGCATCTTCCATGCCCTACAGGGGCTACACGATACTTGGTTCTGAGAGCGACATAAGAGAGGTTCAGCAAGTTCAGTCAACTGGTCGACCGCTTTGGTACATCTGCTCAG GCATGGGCACGCAGTGGAAGGGCATGGGCCTGAGCCTTATGAAGTTGGATTTGTTTCGCCAGTCTGTATTGCGCTCGGATGAGGCTTTGAAGCACACAGGCCTAAAGGTGTCAGAGCTCCTTCTGAATGAAGATGAGAACACTTTTGATGACACTGTCCATGCATTTGTTGGACTGGCTGCTATTCAG ATCGCCCAGATTGATATACTGAAGGCTGCAGGTCTGGAACCCGATGGGATCGTGGGTCACTCAGTGGGAGAACTTGCTTGTGGCTATGCAGATAACTCCTTAAGTCATGAAGAAGCCATTCTTGCCGCTTATTGGCGGGGACGATGTGTTAAAGATGCCAAACTGCCCCCAGGAGGAATGGCTGCTGTTG GTCTGTCATGGGAGGAATGTAAGCAAATCTGTCCTCCAAATGTGGTGCCGGCCTGTCACAACTCCGAAGATACCGTCACTGTTTCGGGGCCTCTG GGTGCTGTGAGTGAGTTTGTAGCCAAACTGAAAAAGGACGGTGTGTTTGCAAAGGAGGTGCGCACTTCTGGAGTCGCATTTCATTCCCATTACATGGCATCTATTGCACCAGTGCTGCTCAGTGCCCTGAAAAAG GTCATTCCACACCCTAAACCTCGTTCGCCACGATGGATCAGTACATCTATCCCTGAATCTCAGTGGCAGAGTGATCTGGCAAGGTATTCCTCTGCAGAGTATCATGTGAACAACTTAGTGAATCCAGTCCTGTTCCACGAAGGTCTGAGTCATGTTCCAGGGAACGCTCTTGTGGTAGAGATTGCTCCGCATGCTCTTTTGCAG GCCATCTTGAAGAGGTCCTTGAAACCAACTTGCATCATTTTACCTTTGATgaagaaagaacacaaaaataatttggagtTCTTCCTAACACAGCTGGGAAAGTTTCATATGTCTGG GGtaaattttaatggaaataactTGTTCCCACGTGTGGAATATCCTGTCCCAGTGGAAACACCCCTTATTTCTCCACACATCAAATGGGACCACAGTCAGGAGTGGTATGTTCCACAAGCTAAAGACTTTCCATCGGGTTCCAAAGGCACTTCATCTGCTTCAGTCTACAATATCG ATATAAGTCCTGAATCTCCTGACCACTACTTGGTTGATCACTGCATTGATGGCAGAGTCCTGTTCCCAGCAACTGGGTACCTGGTACTGGCTTGGCGAACTCTGGCACGGTCTCTCGGCATGACTATCGAGAAAATGCCTGTTACATTTGAAGATGTCACAATTCATCAGGCAACTATCCTTCCCAAAAAGG GAGCAGTACAGCTGGAAGTAAGACTCATGCCTGTTTCCCACTGCTTTGAGGTGTCAGGGAATGGGAATCTGGCTGTGAGTG GAAAGATTTTCGTCCTAGAAAATGATGCTGCAAAGAAATTGGATAACCAGCCAGTTGACTGTGGCACTCAAGTAGACGTGAGCTCGAAGGTCAACCTCCTGAAAGAAGACATTTACCAAGAGCTGCATCTACGTGGATATAATTATGGACCAAATTTCCAGGGTGTTCTGGAATGGAACAGTGAAG GTACCAAAAGCAAAGTTCTGTGGAATGGGAACTGGGTGACCTTCCTTGACACCCTGCTGCACGTTGTAATCTTGGTTGAATCAGGGCGCAGTCTACGCTTACCCACCAGGATTCGCACAATGTCTATTGACCCAGTGCTGCATCAGGAGCGGGTGTGCCAATACAAGGATGATGTCAAAG ctaTTGATGTTGTTACGGACCGCTGTCTTGCTAGCGTTAGAGCAGGAGGTGTTCAGTTCAGTGGTCTTCATGCTTCAGTGGCACCACGACGACAACAGGAACGGATCCCTCCCACACTggaaaaattctgctttgtgCCCTATACTGAGAAAAATTGTTTGTCTTCCAGTGTCCATCTTCATGACTACCTGAAGCAGTGCAAAG ATCTGATCCAGAACTTAGTGAATAAAGTGGTGGTGCATGGCATCAAATTAGTCATCCCTGGACTGGAAACTGCAGACCCTGATGCAGAGCCTTTATCCGTACAGAAGGGCCTTCAGCATATCCTTGCTGAAATGCGCAAATTGGAACCAAATGGAAACCTCCATTCAGAGCTGCAACAGATTGTAACCCGAGAGAAAATGCACCTCCGGGATGACCCTCTTCTCAATGGGTTATTAGATTCTTCAGAGTTGAAGACTTGCCTGGATGTGGCAGTGGAGAATGTATCCAGTCGCAGGATGAAGATAATAGAG GTTCTTGCAGGAAGCGGACAACTGTTCTCTCGTGTCAAAAGCGTTCTGACTACTCAGCCTCTGCTGCAACCTGACTACATTGCCACTGACCGCAGCCTGGAagctctttcagctgctgaaacagaGCTGCAAGATGCTGGAGTTGTCTTTAGCCAGTGGGATCCGTCTAGCCCTCCCGCTGGAAACCTGACTGATGCTGACCTGGTGGTATACAACTGCTCAAGTGTTACAGAGAACACCCCTGAAATCTTCTCTAATTTGGCGGCTGCAGTGAAAGAAGAAGGGTTTGTTTTGATACACACCCTTCTTAGAGGAGAAACGGTTGGAGAATTTGTCAGCTTCCTTACAAGTCCAGATCTACAGCAGAAACACCAGTTCCTGAGTGAG GCACAGTGGGATAGCTTATTCAACAGTGCCTCACTGAATCTGGTTGCCATGAAGAAATCGTTCTTTGGCTCTGTTATTTTCCTGTGTCGCCGGCGAGCCCCTGCCAAAACACCCATTTTTCTGCCAGTAGATGAGAATGATTTTAAGTGGGTTGAATCTTTAAAG GGGATCCTGGCTGAGCAATCAGAGCAGCCTGTGTGGTTGACTGCCACCAGTTGTGGGATCTCGGGAATTTTGGGAATGGTGAATTGCCTCCGCCTTGAAGCAGAAGGCCACAGAATCAG GTGTTTGTTCGTTTCCAACTTGAAGCCTTCATCAGTTGTCCCGCCCACAAGTCCTTCTTGCCCAGAGATGCAGAATATTGTTCAGAAGGACTTGGTGATGAACGTGTATCGTGATGGAACGTGGGGCTCCTTCAGGCATCTCCCATTGCAGCAAG CGCAACCTCAGGAGCTGACAGAATATGCCTATGTAAATGTATTGACTCGTGGTGATCTCTCGTCTCTTCGATGGATTGCCTCCCCACTTCGTCACTTCCAAAGAACTAATCCCGATGTTCAACTCTGCAAAGTTTATTACTCATCTCTCAACTTCCGGGACATTATGCTGGCCACAGGAAAGCTCCCTCCAGATGCTATCCCTG GTAACTGGGCTTTGCAGCAGTGTATGCTGGGCATGGAGTTCTCAGGACGGGACATGTCTGGAAGAAGAGTGATGGGGTTGCTGCCAGCGAAGGGGCTGGCTACAGTGGTAGACTGCGATAAGAAGTTTCTGTGGGAGGTGCCTAAAAACTG GACTCTGGAAGAAGCAGCTTCTGTGCCTGTGGTTTATGCCACTGCTTACTATGCTTTGGTGGTTCGAGGTGGTATGAAGAAGGGTGAGAGTGTCCTCATTCACTCTGGCTCAGGTGGTGTGGGCCAAGCAGCCATTGCCATTGCCCTGAGCATGGGCTGCCGCGTCTTTGCTACTGTGG GCTCCACTGAGAAACGCGAGTATCTCCAAGCAAGATTCCCACAGCTGGATGCTAATAGCTTCGCCAGCTCCCGAAACACTAGCTTTGAGCAGCACATAATGCGAGTTACCAAAGGAAAAG GTGTCAACCTCGTGTTAAATTCCTTGGCAGAAGAGAAGCTCCAAGCCAGTTTGCGCTGTCTTGCTCAACATGGGCGCTTCTTGGAAATAGGCAAATTTGATCTGTCTAACAACAGTCAGCTTG GAATGGCGCTCTTCCTCAAGAATGTGGCGTTCCATGGAATCCTGCTAGATGCACTCTTTGAGGATGGAAACCAAGACTGGAACATAGTGTCAGAATTGTTGATGAAAGGCATAAAAGATGGTGTGGTAAAGCCTCTGAGAAGTACAGTCTTCAACAAAGAAGAGGTAGAAGCTGCCTTCAGGTTCATGGCACAAGGAAAACATATTGGCAAAGTTATGATCAAG GtccaagaagaagaaaaggaatatcCTTTGAGAAGATCTGAACCGGTTAGAATCTCTGCCATCTCCCGAACTGCCTGTCCTCCTACCAAGTCTTACGTCCTCGTAGGGGGCCTAGGAGGATTTGGGCTTGAGCTGGCACAGTGGCTAGTTGAGAGAGGAGCACAGAAGCTTGTACTGACATCTCGTTCTGGCATACGAACAG GCTACCAGGCTAAACGTGTTGAAGAGTGGAAGGCGCTGGGAGTCCAAGTGTTGATATCTACCAGAGATGCTGCAACACTAGAAGGAGCACAGCAATTGATAGAAGAAGCGTTGCGGCTTGGCCCGATTGGAGGCATCTTTAATTTGGCTGTG GTCCTTAGAGACAGCATGATTGAAAACCAGACCCCAGAATTGTACTTGGAGGTAAACAAGCCGAAGTACTCAGGCACTCTTCATTTGGATCA GGTGTCTCGTAAAAAGTGTCCAGACCTGGACTATTTTGTTGTGTTCTCCTCTGTAAGCTGTGGAAGAGGAAATGCTGGGCAGAGTAATTATGGCTTTGCCAATTCTACCATGGAGCGTATCTGTGAGCAGCGACAACATGATGGACTCCCAG GACTGGCAATCCAATGGGGAGCCATTGGTGATGTGGGTGTCCTTGTGAAGACAATTGGAAACAAAGACGTTGTGGTTGGGGGAACCGTTCCTCAGCCAATCAGCTCATGCCTGGAGGTGCTTGATGTCTTCCTGCATCAACCTCATCCTGTCATGTCCAGTTTTGTCCTGGCAGAGAAGGTCTCTGTGAAAAGTGATGGAGGCAGTCAGCGTGATCTTGTAGAAGCTGTTGGTAACATTCTGG gtatCCGTGATATGAGTACCCTGAATCCTGATACTTCATTGGCAGACTTGGGCCTGGATTCCTTGATGGGTGTAGAGGTGCGCCAGACACTGGAGAGAGACTATGATATCATTATGAACATGAGGGAAATTCGACTCCTTACAATCAACAAACTGCGCGAACTTTCCTCCATGTCTGGAAGAACTGAAG aaatgaagccATCCCAAATGATGAAGGCTGGTTTTCCTGAACTTCCAAAACTAAATTTGAACAACTTGTTGGTGAACCCAGAAGGGCCAACGATCACCCGTCTCAACGATGTTCAGAGCACAGAACGGCCTCTCTTCCTTATTCACCCCATTGAAGGATCCATTACGTTTTTCCACACTCTCGCCTCCAGACTTCATATACCCTGCTATGGGTTCCAGTGCACAAAAG CTGCTCCCTTGGACAGTATACAGACCCTGGCATCCTATTACATTGATTGTATGAAGCAGATACAGCCTGAAGGACCTTACCGCATTGCTGGATATTCTTTCGGTGCCTGTGTAGCCTTTGAAATGTGCTCTCAGCTACAAGCAC